A segment of the Acidimicrobiales bacterium genome:
GCGCGGCCCGGTAGGGCGAGGGGATGGCCACGCCCAGCTGGGCGCGGACCCGTGCGCGCTCGGCTCGGGCGCCCTGGCGGGCGAGCACCACGGTGCCCGGGGCCGCGACCAGCCACAGCGGGCCGGCCCCCAGGGCGACGACCACCCCGTACAGCAGGATCACCCACCACAGCGCCCCCCACCCGAGGCCGGTGACGGCGAACGCCAGCGACCGCCACCAGGTGGTGGCGGTCGCGTCGGCGCTCGACGGGGGTGCGGGGGCTCGTCGAGCCATGGGCCGCCGGTCGGTCAGCCGGCGGAGCGGAGCCCGGCCTCGCGGGCCTCGGCAGGGTACTGATCGATGCAGACCCGGACGTCGGCGGCGTCGCGGGCGTCGTCGAGGCACTCGTCGAAGGAGTCGTACTCGTCCTCCCAGCGGTCGTGCCAGCGGTCGCGCCAGCGGCCGTCCCGGTCGCCGAAGTCCCAGTCGGTGGCCACGCCCACGATCCCGAGGACGAGGGCACCGACCACGAGCAGGCCCACGGCGATGCTGCCGGTGATCACGCCGGCCTTGCCCTGACCGCCGTTCGTGGCCTCGCCCCGGCGGGCCGCCTTGATGCTCAGGACGCCGAACACGATGGCGAGGATCCCTCCGGCGAAGGCGAGGGGGATGGTGATCACCATCCAGCCGTTCACGGCGGCCACGAGCGCCACGATGCCGAGCACCAGGGCGGCGGTGCCGTAGCCGTTGCCCGGCGGCCTGGCCGCGGCCGGCGGCGGGGTGATCTCGGCCTGCGG
Coding sequences within it:
- a CDS encoding DUF4190 domain-containing protein, producing MSTLEPGDGTEAAPGNTPTPEPAPAPQAEITPPPAAARPPGNGYGTAALVLGIVALVAAVNGWMVITIPLAFAGGILAIVFGVLSIKAARRGEATNGGQGKAGVITGSIAVGLLVVGALVLGIVGVATDWDFGDRDGRWRDRWHDRWEDEYDSFDECLDDARDAADVRVCIDQYPAEAREAGLRSAG